A portion of the Camelus ferus isolate YT-003-E chromosome 16, BCGSAC_Cfer_1.0, whole genome shotgun sequence genome contains these proteins:
- the RND2 gene encoding rho-related GTP-binding protein RhoN, with protein sequence MEGQSGRCKIVVVGDAECGKTALLQVFAKDAYPGSYVPTVFENYTASFEIDKRRIELNMWDTSGSSYYDNVRPLAYPDSDAVLICFDISRPETLDSVLKKWQGETQEFCPNAKVVLVGCKLDMRTDLATLRELSKQRLIPVTHEQGTVLAKQVGAVSYVECSSRSSERSVRDVFHVATVASLGRGHRQLRRTDSRRGMQRSAQLAGRPDRGNGNGSEGEIHKDRAKSCNLM encoded by the exons ATGGAGGGGCAGAGCGGCCGCTGCAAGATCGTGGTGGTGGGGGACGCGGAGTGCGGCAAGACAGCGTTGCTGCAGGTGTTCGCCAAGGACGCCTACCCCGGG AGTTATGTCCCCACCGTGTTTGAGAACTACACCGCCAGCTTTGAGATCGACAAGCGCCGCATTGAGCTCAACATGTGGGACACTTCAG GTTCCTCTTACTATGATAATGTCCGACCTCTGGCCTATCCTGATTCAGATGCTGTGCTCATCTGCTTCGACATTAGCCGACCAGAAACACTGGACAGTGTCCTCAAGAAG TGGCAAGGGGAGACTCAGGAGTTTTGCCCCAATGCCAAGGTTGTGCTGGTTGGCTGTAAACTGGACATGCGGACTGACCTGGCTACGCTGAGAGAGCTGTCCAAGCAGAGGCTTATCCCTGTTACACATGAGCAG GGCACCGTGCTGGCCAAGCAGGTGGGGGCCGTGTCCTATGTGGAATGCTCCTCCCGGTCCTCTGAGCGCAGTGTCAGAGATGTCTTCCACGTGGCCACAGTGGCCTCCCTTGGCCGTGGCCATAGGCAGCTGCGCCGTACTGATTCACGACGGGGAATGCAGCGATCTGCTCAGCTGGCGGGACGGCCAGACCGGGGGAACGGGAACGGGAGTGAGGGCGAGATACACAAGGATAGAGCCAAGAGCTGCAACCTCATGTGA